In a genomic window of Petrotoga sibirica DSM 13575:
- a CDS encoding biotin--[acetyl-CoA-carboxylase] ligase, producing the protein MIGDNLILLDKVDSTNNYIKKHWNELPSETVVWALEQTEGYGRKNSRWYSPLGGLWFSVLFKPRKRPLIPYYYLRMYSLVIYNVLKKKYKLNPVIKWPNDILINSKKVCGILGESVYNGGSPGCVIVGVGINVNNELPEEVSNSSIALKDLVGKEIALRKLLNELNHVAYHSYYLKYFKPKAISAITKLWLNHLNVKIGDRVQVSTENDGTLYGKVNDIQSDYLEIIDDNGEIKKLNSGELIVL; encoded by the coding sequence CAACTACATTAAAAAACACTGGAATGAACTACCATCAGAAACTGTAGTTTGGGCTTTGGAACAAACAGAAGGTTACGGAAGGAAAAACAGTAGGTGGTATTCCCCCTTGGGAGGTTTATGGTTTTCTGTGCTTTTTAAACCCCGTAAAAGACCTTTGATTCCATATTATTATTTGAGAATGTATTCTTTAGTAATTTACAACGTTTTGAAAAAAAAATATAAGTTGAACCCCGTCATTAAATGGCCTAACGATATTCTGATAAATTCTAAGAAGGTGTGTGGAATTTTAGGAGAAAGTGTTTATAATGGGGGTTCACCGGGTTGCGTCATAGTGGGAGTAGGAATAAACGTTAACAACGAATTACCTGAAGAAGTCTCCAATAGCTCAATTGCTTTAAAAGATCTCGTTGGCAAAGAAATTGCATTGAGAAAACTTTTGAATGAATTGAACCATGTTGCTTACCATTCATATTATCTAAAATACTTCAAACCCAAAGCGATTTCTGCTATAACAAAATTGTGGTTAAATCATTTGAATGTGAAAATAGGAGATAGGGTCCAAGTATCAACTGAAAATGATGGAACTCTTTATGGAAAAGTAAACGATATTCAGTCAGATTATTTAGAGATAATAGACGATAACGGGGAGATAAAAAAACTAAACTCTGGGGAATTAATTGTGCTATAA